The Chryseobacterium sp. LJ668 genome segment TAACGTTTCTGTCCCCATCTGCGCTGATGTCAGATTTTTATCTTTTTTTACTGCTGAAATGATGACTTCATCAATTTGTGTTGTCCTTTCTTTTTCCTGGTTTAAAATCAAATCTAATTTTACATTTTGATCAAGTTGCACGGTCTGCCTGTAGTTCTCATAACCACCATATGCAACGGCAACAGTATAATTTCCCTGTGGTAGAGAAAGTGAGTAAAATCCATATTCATTGGCTGTGATATTGATTGTGGGATCTTCTTCCACTTTTATTGTGGCCCCGATAACGAGTTCGCCGTTCTTTCCGTCTCTTACTGTTCCGCTGATCGTCCTCTGTTCCTGAGCGAAAGCTGTAATGCTGAAAACGGAAAGCCCGATTGTGGTAAAAATTTTACAATAGTTTGCCTGCATTCTTAGATGATGTTAAAATATTTTGTACTTGAAAGCCTAAAGATAAGCTTTAATTAAGCCGACCTGAAAGTGAAGAAACGGATAAAGTGACTTTTAATTGTTTTTGATTATATGAATTTTCGTTCATGAAAAAATCCTCAGTCTGTGAGATAGAGGATTTTTAGTCATACAAAAAAAACAATAACTGATTGCTAGCTTTTAATATATTTCGCTACCTTATCTTCCAAATCATCAAGATTAAAAGGTTTTGCCACATAATCATCTGCCTGTGCACTTGCGGCCAATGTAACAATATCATTATTTGCGGTTACGTAAATTACCGGAATATGCTTGTAATCATCATGGCTTTTCAGAAGTTTTGTAGCTTCTACACCGCCAATATTGGGAATCCAGTTATCCATCAAGATAACATCCGGCTTAAACTGCGAAACTTTTTGTATAATGTCATGTGATGTCTCTGAAATCTCGACTTCATATCCTCCTTCTTCAAAAATGATACTGATGACTTCAAGAATAACTTTATCATCATCAAAAATCAAAATTTTCTTCTTGCTCATATTTTTATTTAATTTATTTAATGAAATTATTTTACTGTTTATTTAACTGATTGATATACTCTGCCAATTCTTTTGGCCCTATCAACAAATCATAATCTACCTGATCGGCTGCCTGTCTCGGCATATAATCAACTTCGGCGGTTTCCGGGTTTTGAATCCAGACTTTTCCTTTATTTTTTTTAATGTATTTTAAACCTTCTACTCCATCAACACTGGCTCCTGAAAGCAGAACTCCCACCATGTTTTCTCCAAAAGTTTCTGCGGCAGATTTGAACGTTACATCAATTGACGGTCGAGAATAATTCATCTTTTCTGAACTGTCAAGAGAAACCGTCATCTTATTTTCAAACAACAGATGATAATCTGCGGGAACTATATATATCGTGCTCTTCTGAATATCGGTTTTATCTTCAATTTCAACGACCTGCATGGAAGTAAACTGTTGCAGTAATGTTGGCAGAATACTTGATGAATGAGCTTTTCTGTGAACAACCAAAAGAATCGAAAAACTAAAATCTGCTTCAAGATTTTTTATCATGTCAATAATTACCTGCAGACTTCCGGCAGATCCTCCGATGACGAGTATTTCGAAATTGTTGTTTTGCACTTCCATTCCAGTAACTAATTATGGTCTACTTTTTTCCAGATTTTCTGATCATCAATCTGGTGATAAAATTTATCTAAATTGGAGAACCGCAGAGTTTCTTTTGATCCTAAAGCGAGATAGCCTAAATTTTCTAAACTAGCATTAAAAAGATTAAAAACTCTTTCCTGCAAAGCTTTTTCAAAATAGATCAGCACATTTCTGCAAATGATTAGCTGAAAACTGTTGAATGAACTATCTGACACGAGATTATGTGTCGATAAAATCAGTTTTTCTTGCAGGCTTTTATCAAAACGTACGCTGTCATAATTTGCAGTATAATAATCAGAAAAATCTTCTTTCCCGCCGGAAAGCATATAATTTTCAGAATATATTTTCATCTGATGCATCGGGAAAACCCCTGATCTTGCTGTTTCTAAAACTGAAGGATTAATATCTGTACCGTAAATAAGACACTTATGATACAGATTGGCCTCTTTCAGCAAAATAGCCATAGAATAGGCTTCTTCACCAGTCGCACATCCTGCAACCCATATTCTTATCAACGGATATGTTCCCAGCTGGGGCAAAATTTCTTCTCTCAGCTTTTTAAAAAAATGTGGGTCCCGGAACATTTCTGTTACATTAACCGTAATTTCCTGTATGAAATGTTTGAGATAATTAGGATCGTTAAGAACCGTATATCGGAGTTCTGCAAAGCTAGTAAAACGGTCAATGAGACAGATACGATTGACCCTGCGTTTGAAGGATGCTCTGCTGTATAAAGAAAAATCGTATCCGTACAAATCGTACACATCTTTGATAAGATATTCTATTTCTTCATCTTTTACGATACTTGGTTCCAGCATTTAAGATAATTTTTCTATCGCGATTAAGAGCAAATCTACATCAATCGGCTTTTTAATATAATCCTGAGCTCCTGCATCAAGACATTTTTGACGGTCTTCTTCCATTGCCTGTGCCGTCACTGCAATCACAGGGATATGACTGATTGACGGCGTTTGGCGTATCAATTTAACGGCTTCATATCCATCCATTTCAGGCATCATCATATCCATCAATACCAAATCAATCGCAGGATTTTTTTCTAAAATCTGAATAGCATCTTTTGCCGTTGTACAGGTTTCCAATTCAAAACCGCGGGCTTTTAACGTTAATTTCAGAGCAAATATATTACGGGGATCATCATCCACAATCAAAATTTTCTTTTGCATAAGAGATTCTGTAATTTAACTTTCGTATAACCAGACGCGCAACAAAGACAGCAGCTGATCTATATCCACAGGTTTTGTAATATAATCTGAAGCACCCGCCTGTATACATTTATCACGGTCACCAATCATTGATTTTGCAGTTACTGCGATAATCGGAAGCCTTTTGAATTTCGGCATTTTCCTAATTTCCTGAATCGTTTCATAACCATCCATTTCCGGCATCATCATATCCATCAAAACAACATCGATATCCTGATGTTCGTTGATCTGCTCTAGAGCCTGAACACCATCCATCGCAAGAACAACCTCCACTTTATATTTTTCTAAAGCTTTAGTCAGAGAAAAAATATTACGGACATCATCATCAGTAATCAGAATTTTTTTACCACTGAGAACTTCTGTTAATGACCCTAAAGTTTTATTTCTGATGGTTTCTACCGAGCTGTTTTTCTCTTCAACCAAATGTAAAAATAATCCTACCTCATCTAAAATACGCTGGTAAGAATGTGCCGTTTTTACAACTATAGAATCAGCATATTGTTTTATTTTTAATTCTTCCGAAGTTGATAAATTGCGTTCTGTAAAAATAATAATCGGAAGATTTTCTAATCCTTCATACCCTTTGATAGATTCTATAATTTTATAGGCGTTTCTTCTGTTTGGCCCGATATCTAAAATTACACAGTCGACCTGATCGGTATTGAAAGCTCTCACGCTATCCTCCACATTATCTTCTACAGAAAGCGAAATGTCAAAATTGCTTAGGAAATAAGACAATGCATTGGCATGTTTAGCATTTTCTTCTACAATCAGCACTTTTTGCGGAGACTTTTTCAGGGCATCCTCTATTTTTTTGAATATGCCGTTCATCTGTTGCAGTGCAACAGGTTTATTAATAAAATCAATTGCCCCTTTCATCAGACTTTCCTGCTTTACATGTAACGATGACATCATATGTACCGGAATCGGTTTGGTCTGAAAATTAGATTTTAATTCGTCCATTACCTCCCAGCCATCTTTTACGGGAAGCTGAACATCCAAGAGAATTGCAACCGGACGATACTGTATCGCAGCAGATAAGGCCTGGTCTCCCCTTACCACTACTACCCCTTTATATTTTTGCATTCTTGCATATTTTAGTAATGCTTTGGCAAAATTGGTATCATCTTCAACAATTAAAATAACTTTATCATCTTTTCCGATGCTACTTCTGTCGTCGTCTACATCGTCAGGTATTTCTAAAGTTTTGAATGATGCTGAAATATCACCTTCATTGTAATCAATTATATGTTTAATTTCTTCCACATCTTCTAAAATGACATTTACCAAACTTTGATCTGATCCTGAATTTGACTGAACAACTTTCAGTTCTTCTTTTACCGGAATGATTAAACTGAATTCGCTGCCTTCATTGACTTTACTTTTCAGTTCTAGATAACCACCTAATAATTTAGCAATTTCACGGCTGATTGACAAGCCTAAACCTGTTCCGCCAAATTTACGCTGTGTAGATCCGTCTGCCTGCTGAAAGGCCTCAAAAATAATTTTCTGCTTATCATCCGGAATTCCGATTCCGGTATCCTTTACGGAGAAAATGATGAAATTTTTATTTTTCGGGTCTTTTTTAATATTTAATTCTACACTTCCTTTTTTTGTAAATTTTAAAGCGTTTGATAAAAGATTTCTCAGCACCTGATCCAAACGCAAACGGTCGGTTTCTAAGGTTTTTGCCAAATCATCTTCAATATTGATGTTAAATTCAATCCCTTTTTCTTTTACCAAAGGATTTATTAAACTTTTTAAATCATTTACCACTTCATCAATTACAACATCCTGATACTCAAGAGACATTTTACCGGATTCTATTTTGGCTAAATCTAGAATTTCATCAATTAATGTTAAAAGGCTACTTCCGGAACTCTGAATGACCTTTGCTGATTCGATCTGATCTTCGTTTAAGTTTTCATCAGGATTTTCTGCCATCAAACGGGAGAGAAGCAAAATTGAGTTCAATGGTGTTCGTAACTCATGCGACATATTTGCTAAGAATTCAGATTTGTACTGAGTACTGAGTGCGAGCTCTTCGGCTTTTCTCTGAATTTCAATATTGCGTTCTGCAATAAGATGGTTTTTTTCTTCAAGTAATTTTGAGCGCTCTTCCAGCTCGGTGTTGATCTGCATCAATTCTTCCTGTTGTACCTTCAGCTCTTCTTCTGAAGCCTGAAGCTTTTGGGTCTGAGCCTCGAGCTCTGTATTTAGATTTTCTAATTCAGAATGCTGAACCTGCAGCTCTTCTGACTGTGCTTGAGTTTCTTCCAATAAACGCTGCTCTTTCTCACGGCCTTTGGCGGAGCGTAAAGCAATACCAATATTTCTGCTGCTTTCAACAAAATAGTCGATTCTGTCCTGATCGAAATTTTTATCTGAACTTAGTTCTAAAACTCCAATGGTCTGTCTGTCAATCGTCACAGGAATTAACAAAATAGCTTTGATTTTCATTTTGCTGCCTGCAAAAGTGACTGCAAAGTCATTTTCATCTAAATCATTGTAGGCTTTCGGCTTTTTCTGGACAAAAACCTGCCCCACCATTCCTTCTCCCGGATCAAAAAACTGTTTCATACTGTCTTCTAATCCAAAAGAGCTGCTTAGTTTTAATTTTCCGTTATCTTCTATTAAATAAATAGCACCATTGATGCAGTTTCCGTATTCAATTAACTGATTGAGAGCGTCTGTAGTTACCTGTTTTATAGATTTGTTACCGACCAGAGATTCATTTAATAAGGCCAGACCTTTCTGACGCCAATCACTCTTATTAATCTCATCAAAAGATAGTTTAAGAGAATCTGTCATATGATTTAATGATTCTACAAGATCGCCTAAATCACCATCAAAATCATCTACTATTTTTTGATTGTAATCACCATTTGAAACCCTGTTGGCTACCTGCTGAATGATATTTACACGTTTAGAAATTTCAAGCTCTTTTGCTTTTAATTCTTTCTCTAGTTTGTCTCTTCGGAGTAGATCATTGCGCAGCTTTACATAAAAAAATGCTGTAACAGCAATTGCTGCCATAGATGAAAGTATGATAAATAATACTGTTGTGTTGGATGAGCTGTCTAGATCTTTATTCTTTTTTTCGAGTCCGTTTTCTTCAAATTTTACAAAATCGCGGACAAGAAGACGGCATTTATCCATGTACAATTTGCTCATCAGGATCTGCTCTTGAGTCATCGCAACACCTCGACGTTTATTTATTACAAACTGCTTTAAATTATCAATATTATTATTGACATTTTGTTCAAGGGTTTTCAGGCGTTGGAGTTGAGAAGGATCGGTAATATCTAATGATTTTACATAATCAATTGATTTTGAATATTCGGCTAAGCTCTGATTGTAAGGCTCTAAAAAACTTTCTTTTCCTGTCAGCTGATATCCTCTGTTCCCTGTCTCTGCATTCAAAATTGAAATTAAAACATCTTTCACAGCCGTGACAGATTTTCTGCTTTTTGAAACACTTTCACGGTGCTGCATCTGATTTTTAATGCTTAGATACGATGCGACCGAACTCGCTATTAAAATGAATATAGAAAAACCAATTCCGATTTGGAGATTTCTTATTACTTTTTTCGGCATAAAAAAAATTAATTTAAAGGTAATGTAAAATAAAATGTAGATCCCTGATCTATCTTACTGGAGAGGCCAATTGTTCCGTGGTGTTGTTTGATAATCTCTGAGCAGATGTATAAACCGATGCCCATCCCCTGAAACTGTACAGATGATTCTTCAACCCGGTAAAACTTACGGAAGACAGCATCCTGTTTAAAATCAGGAATTCCTATCCCGAAATCTGTGACGCTTACCTTCACTTCATTATCATCTACGAATGTGGTAACAATAACCTGATTGTTTTCCGGTGAATATTTGAGAGCATTGGTTAAAAAATTAATCAATACCTGCTCAATACGAATCGCATCAAAAGAAATCAGCTGATTAATTTTGCTGATATGGCGGTCAATTTTTACGTTGGGATTGTCGTGTGTCTGCACTATAGTATCGATCGTATTATGAAGCAGGGCTTCCAGATCGGCAGGTTTTTTATTGATTTTCAATTTACCGTTTTCGATCTTTGAAACATCCAGCAAATCTGTGATCAGCGTATTTAATTTTTCTACCTGATCTAAAGCTTTGGTTACAAAAACGGCTTCCGTGCTTTCGCTGTAAGATTTTAGTTTTCTATCGAGAAGCTGCATATAGGCCTTGATACTCGTAAGCGGTGTTTTGAGTTCGTGGCTGGCAATACTCAGAAATTCATCTTTTTCTTTTTCAACTTTTTTCTGGTCTTCAATATCGGTAAAAGTGCCTACCCAGTTTTTTACTTTTTCGTTCTGATAAACTGGCGACATTCTCAAAAGATGATATCTATACTCGTCGGAATCTTTATTTTTGATTCTTATTTCCAGTTCCAGAGCTCTGCCTTTTTTTCTACATCTTTCAAATTCTTCTTGTATATTGAGATCGTCTTCATGTGTCTGCGGAAATTCCTGATCAGACGATGAATATTCAAACCATTTTTTGTTTACAAAGTTCACATTACCATTTTCATCTAATGTAAAAGCGATTTGTGGCAATGCTTCGAGCATGAGATGAAAGTGGTCAATCTCAGATTTCATAGATACCTGCGCTTCTCTTCTACCCTTTACTTCCAGCTCCAGACTTTGTTGCGCCTTTTTCATTGCAATACTATTTTCCTGTAGGTTGTAAAAAGTTTTTACTTTGAGCAATAAAATTTCTGGATCTATAGGTTTGGTCACATAATCCATCCCGCCGGAATCGTATCCTTTTGTAATGAATCTTTTATCCGTATTGACTGCAGATAAAAATATGATGGGAATTTCTTTGGTCTTGCTGTACCCGGCAAAAGTTTCTGCCACTTCAAACCCGTCCATACCGGGCATCTGGACATCTAAAATAATCAATGCATAATTATTTTTCAATGCTTTTCCCAATGCTTCTTCACCAGAATTGGCAGTATCAACCTGAAAATCTTTGGATTCTAGTAATTTCTTTAACGAATAAATATTATTTTCGTTATCATCGACAATTAAGATCATAAAACGTAAAATAAACTTGTAAGAGGTTCATACTTGTTTAGCAATCAAAAATACTCACAAATTTTTAGAAAACATATATTATTTAAAGAATATTGAACCGATATGATATTATGGCAATAATAATTATGAACATAATATCTTAATGATTAAAGATCAATATTGTTTTATAACTCATTTTTAATACCACAATGATCAAATATTGATGCCTACAAATATCATTTTGCTAATAAATGATAAATTCAAAATTACAAATGACTTTCTAGAAATTTAAAAATGGCATACTTTATTCTATGTCTTAAACTAAATTTAAATTATGACCTATAAAGAAGCATTGCAACACAAAAAAGAATCATTAGAAAAAGCTGATGAATCATTACTAAAACTATATCACCTTGTTATCACACCGGCCAATACTGAGGAAAGCTATAAATACATCGAAGACTTTACAAAAGATCCTGACTCTTTCGATGATGAAAGCTGTAAAAAGTATTGTACAGATAATGAATATGAGGTTGTAAGCTTTAAAAAAGAAGAGGACAAATAGAAGTAACTGCTATTGTAAATGAAGATGGATTTTATTCCATCTTTTTTTGGGTAAAAAGCATTATTATTGGAAAAAATAATAAGAGGTAGTTGTATACTAACAAGCTAATTAACCGGAAGTTGTTGGCGGATAGTTGAAGTATCCGGATAAAGTTTGTAATAAACAATCAAATTACGTTTGAAATGTTTTGTCTGATTATAAATTAAACTGCGTAAGCAGATTTATTCATAAAAATATTTTTCCCGGAAATTCTGTTTTTTGTGATACTGTAAATAATTTCTACCGAAAAAAATGAGAGCTCATACAATACGTATCTGGTATTGCTGACTGTGTTTTCGTTAATCATTCTACCCTGATTCAGTACCATATCATATTGTGCATCATCGGGAAGATTTGTAAAATCGTAGTAAGAAATGTTCATTGCTATATACTTTTTGATAAAAACCAATTTACATTATTGATTTACTAATCATAAGCAATTTATCGACCAATTTTTTAAAATCTCTGAAAATTATTTCTTTTTTAAGTCTCAATAAATGATAAAGAGAAATTTAATGCTGTTAATTTAATATTTTTAGCATCATCTTATTTTTCACAGGATTGGCATACATTGATAAAAAGCTTTGCATAGAAATAACATCGGATGTATCAATACGCATTTCAAGCCTTCGTTCAAATAATTGTTTTTCCTGGTCTGTATATTTTTCAGAAAAATGATTTGTTTGACCTAATAAATCATAAGCAATATAATTAGTAGGCCAAAGCTGGTAATTTTGTATAATGGAAGCATCAATCATCTGGGCAATTGCCTGCAGTTGCTTATTTTTATTATCACAATCTGGACCTAAATGATCGAACTGAGAATTTAAAACATCACCGGCATGAAGGTGAATTCGCTTTTTCTGTCCGAGAACACCACTGATCATTGTTGCAAAATCTTCATCTTTATCTTTTACATAGACCTCATCGTTATGCTTTGCCAAGAGTTGTGGCATTTTAAGAACATCAGTCGGGTCGTATTCATAAGAAATCGACAAGGGAACAATTTTTAGTTTTTTAAAAAAATCGGTTAGTGACATATTTCCGGCTGCCATAGCAATCATTTTAAGTACACCCTGCTGCGTAGAATCATTACCATCTTTGGTACGCCCTTCACGCTGAGCAATCCAGACTGAGCGTTTTTCCTGATGCAATAATTCAAAAATATATTCAGATAATAGCCTGGAGCTCTTCAGTTGATCACGCAATGGCAAACCTCTCTGAACTAAAAAATTACGGTTTAGTTTCGCCAATTTATGAATAAACGATTTCTCAACAAGATTATCCCCGATTGCTGAAGATGTCATGATAAGGCCGCTTTCCAGCAATACCAAATTGAGCAGCGAGGTATCTAAGATAATATCTCTGTGATTGGATATGAAAAGATAAGTTGTATTCTTGTCGAGTTTATCAAATCCTGAAATGGTTAATCCTTCAGAACTTTTTTCAAGTATGGTACGAATGGTTTGCGATATAAAATTTCTTTGAAAATCAAATATCGAATGAGTATCGTTAAATTTCTTTAGCCAAATGCTCTCATCGACTTCAGGAAAGGTAAAATTCATCAGCGCTTTCATCATTGGATGACGGGCTATGCTTTGCAGGGCTTCATTGACTTCACTATCATGAAAAGACCGGATATCATCAAACTTCGACATGGGATCAGATTTAACAGCTGCAAAAGAACAAAAATTTTTTCAGGAGTGAGTAATAATATTTGAATACATTTATCAGTTTGATAACATATTTTTACTATCATGTTCAGAAAATTAATTTTAAACATTTCTGTAATTTATTTGAATAAATCAAAATGGTTTTCTGATTAAGGCTATTTGTCAGCGGCACAACCTTTGAAGTATTTGCTGTTACAATATCTATTTTATGAATAATAAAACAATATTAGAAAAAGCAAATGCTGCAGTATCAGAAGGAGACCATGAGACTTTTCTCAGCTATTGCACTGATAATACAAAATGGACATTCGTAGGAGACAGAGTAATCTCAGGAAAAGAAAAAATACGGCAATATATGGCAGATGCTTACAAAAAACCGCCAAAATTTGATGTTGACTACATAATTGCTGAAGCAGATTACGTAACAGCTGTGGGAACCATAAGCCTTTTCGAAGACGATAATCAATGGGTAGATTACTATTACTGTGATGTCTGGAGATTTGAAAATGGTAAAATGGCTGAACTGAGAGCTTTTGTGATTGAAAAATAGCTGAAAAAATAATCATTTAAATAAGAAGTATTAAAATATCCGTCACGTTGAACATGAAGAAATTAATCTCAACCCTTATCGCAGGTACCGCGGCAACAGCTGCCGTTATTTATTTTTCTGGTTACGGATATATATTTAAAGCTCTTGCCATCAATTTAAAAAAAGGTCCTTTTACGCCTTCTACTGATGATGAGGAAAAGTTCCCATCCCGAGAAGTTCCCAATTTACATCCTCAGCCATGGGAAAAAGATGCCTCTTATAACAGCATTATCCTTAACGAAAATATTCTTAAAGATCTTACAAAAACACGGGCATCATCTCTTGTCATCATACGCGACAACAAATTGCTTTATGAGCAATACTGGAAAGATCACGATGCATCTTCATTGATGAATTCTTTTTCGATGGCTAAAGGTATTTTAGCCATTTTAGTTGGCTGTGCTATTGACGATGGCTACCTGAAGTCTGAGGATCAGCTGGTATCATCTGTATTTCCTGTTTATAAGTCCAGCCATTTTGGGAAATTTCTTACTATCCGTCATCTGATGATGATGCAGGCTGGCTTAGACTGGAAGGAAGAATACCATCATCCTTTTGCACCCAACTCTAAACAGTATTTTGTTGATGATCTTGCAGAGCAGGCATTCAATCTTGAAATAAAAGAAATGCCGGGAGAAAAATATGAGTATCAAAGCGCAGCAGCCCAGCTTTTGGGTTTGGTTTTAAAAAAAGTAATCGGCAGAGAACTTTCAACGTATCTTTCAGAAAAAATATGGCAGCCTCTGGGAATGGAATTTTCAGCTAAATGGAGCACCGATGAGAAAGGAATGGAAAAAGCATTTTGCTGTATTCATGCGACTCCCAGAGATTTTGCAAAAATTGGGCAGCTTATCATGCAAAGCGGTAGCTGGGAAGATAAACAGATTATCAGTAAAGAATATTGTCAAAGGCTGCTGGCTCCTACAGAACTCAATGATGCGTTTTGCTATACCATTTGGGCAGATGATGAGAGCGATATAAAATACCGGTTTTTTTACGGATTTCTGGGTCAGTTTATCATTATGATTCCCGAAAAGAAAATGGTAATTGTAAAAACGGGATTTTATAACAGGCTGGATGTTGATAAAAAACAACGGCCACTTCAGGTGAAGCTACTTACAGATGAATTGTGCAAGATCTGTTAAATTCATCGTCATTGAAAAATAATGGATTCTTTATGCAAAAAAAAGTTATCTCCGAAATACCTCTGAGATTTTCATCACATCGATATTTCAGAAATAACTTTTAGCAGATTCATTGATGAAACACTACTTCATCAATTGTCTGGTAATTATTTTACGGCAGTTTTCGTCTTTTCAGATTCCATTAAATGATGCTCTAAAGTAGGAACAGTTTTGCCTGCGAAAGTTTTTAGTGAAGTTTCAGAACCTTCAGAAGCTTCTTTTTTGAATTCTGCGATATCTTTTTTATGATCAGTAACCATAAGATCAGCATACATACGGTCAAATTCTGCACCTTTCTTCATTTTCAGATCGTCATATTTTTTTTGTTGGTCAGCATTCAAACTGCTTGGCAACGTATATCCTGTTGCGGTTGCCCATGCTTTCAGTTCGTCATTGGCTTTACCATGATCTTTTGCCATCATTGCGCCTAATGATTTTACAGCTGCATTGGTACCATTACTTGCTGCAAGCTCACCCATCATTACTTCCATCATGCCTCCTGTTGCTGCTGCATCCGCAAATTTTTTGTCCTGATCATTAAGAGATGCCGCTGCATTCGTAGCGTTTGGTGTTGCAGTAGAATCAGCAGGTACTGTAGATGAATCCATAGAAGTTGCTGTTGTCGTAGAGTCTGCAGACTGATCACCTACAGTAGTTTCTTTTTTGTTACATGCTAACATAGCAGTAATCGCCAAAATTGATAAGATTGAGTTTTTCATAAATATATATTTGGTTGAGTAAATTGCAATATGATATTGCTTGATCTTGTGGTAACAATTTGTTTGCCAAAATTTTAATTAAATGTTTCATATCTGCCTTTATATTAAAAATTTAGATATATTTATATATACTTAGATATAAACTTCTTTTTTTAATACATTTTTTTCATTTAAATCGTTAAGCTTTGACTTCATAGTTTAATTTTAATTTTTCAGAACACAGTCGAGTAAGCAAAAGTTCTTTCGCATTTTTGCTTTTTCTACATTTATAATACTCTACAGATTTCATGGTATAAAATTGGTACAGATTAGAAAGAATTTTCTTTGGAAATTTTTGCAGCTATAAAATGCATCTTTTAAAGAAAAATAATTTACACTAATCACAAAAATCACATCATGAACCGAGACGGAAACAACAAAAGCTTCTGGGAAAGCACAATTAATAATGATCTTCCCAAATCCCAAGTTAATACAGATTACGATACCATTATTGTCGGTGCAGGAATAACAGGTGTCACCTTGGCGAAAGAATTACAAAGCCGCGGGCGAAGCT includes the following:
- a CDS encoding response regulator, giving the protein MPKKVIRNLQIGIGFSIFILIASSVASYLSIKNQMQHRESVSKSRKSVTAVKDVLISILNAETGNRGYQLTGKESFLEPYNQSLAEYSKSIDYVKSLDITDPSQLQRLKTLEQNVNNNIDNLKQFVINKRRGVAMTQEQILMSKLYMDKCRLLVRDFVKFEENGLEKKNKDLDSSSNTTVLFIILSSMAAIAVTAFFYVKLRNDLLRRDKLEKELKAKELEISKRVNIIQQVANRVSNGDYNQKIVDDFDGDLGDLVESLNHMTDSLKLSFDEINKSDWRQKGLALLNESLVGNKSIKQVTTDALNQLIEYGNCINGAIYLIEDNGKLKLSSSFGLEDSMKQFFDPGEGMVGQVFVQKKPKAYNDLDENDFAVTFAGSKMKIKAILLIPVTIDRQTIGVLELSSDKNFDQDRIDYFVESSRNIGIALRSAKGREKEQRLLEETQAQSEELQVQHSELENLNTELEAQTQKLQASEEELKVQQEELMQINTELEERSKLLEEKNHLIAERNIEIQRKAEELALSTQYKSEFLANMSHELRTPLNSILLLSRLMAENPDENLNEDQIESAKVIQSSGSSLLTLIDEILDLAKIESGKMSLEYQDVVIDEVVNDLKSLINPLVKEKGIEFNINIEDDLAKTLETDRLRLDQVLRNLLSNALKFTKKGSVELNIKKDPKNKNFIIFSVKDTGIGIPDDKQKIIFEAFQQADGSTQRKFGGTGLGLSISREIAKLLGGYLELKSKVNEGSEFSLIIPVKEELKVVQSNSGSDQSLVNVILEDVEEIKHIIDYNEGDISASFKTLEIPDDVDDDRSSIGKDDKVILIVEDDTNFAKALLKYARMQKYKGVVVVRGDQALSAAIQYRPVAILLDVQLPVKDGWEVMDELKSNFQTKPIPVHMMSSLHVKQESLMKGAIDFINKPVALQQMNGIFKKIEDALKKSPQKVLIVEENAKHANALSYFLSNFDISLSVEDNVEDSVRAFNTDQVDCVILDIGPNRRNAYKIIESIKGYEGLENLPIIIFTERNLSTSEELKIKQYADSIVVKTAHSYQRILDEVGLFLHLVEEKNSSVETIRNKTLGSLTEVLSGKKILITDDDVRNIFSLTKALEKYKVEVVLAMDGVQALEQINEHQDIDVVLMDMMMPEMDGYETIQEIRKMPKFKRLPIIAVTAKSMIGDRDKCIQAGASDYITKPVDIDQLLSLLRVWLYES
- a CDS encoding chemotaxis protein CheB, which produces MEVQNNNFEILVIGGSAGSLQVIIDMIKNLEADFSFSILLVVHRKAHSSSILPTLLQQFTSMQVVEIEDKTDIQKSTIYIVPADYHLLFENKMTVSLDSSEKMNYSRPSIDVTFKSAAETFGENMVGVLLSGASVDGVEGLKYIKKNKGKVWIQNPETAEVDYMPRQAADQVDYDLLIGPKELAEYINQLNKQ
- a CDS encoding hybrid sensor histidine kinase/response regulator gives rise to the protein MILIVDDNENNIYSLKKLLESKDFQVDTANSGEEALGKALKNNYALIILDVQMPGMDGFEVAETFAGYSKTKEIPIIFLSAVNTDKRFITKGYDSGGMDYVTKPIDPEILLLKVKTFYNLQENSIAMKKAQQSLELEVKGRREAQVSMKSEIDHFHLMLEALPQIAFTLDENGNVNFVNKKWFEYSSSDQEFPQTHEDDLNIQEEFERCRKKGRALELEIRIKNKDSDEYRYHLLRMSPVYQNEKVKNWVGTFTDIEDQKKVEKEKDEFLSIASHELKTPLTSIKAYMQLLDRKLKSYSESTEAVFVTKALDQVEKLNTLITDLLDVSKIENGKLKINKKPADLEALLHNTIDTIVQTHDNPNVKIDRHISKINQLISFDAIRIEQVLINFLTNALKYSPENNQVIVTTFVDDNEVKVSVTDFGIGIPDFKQDAVFRKFYRVEESSVQFQGMGIGLYICSEIIKQHHGTIGLSSKIDQGSTFYFTLPLN
- a CDS encoding response regulator; this encodes MSKKKILIFDDDKVILEVISIIFEEGGYEVEISETSHDIIQKVSQFKPDVILMDNWIPNIGGVEATKLLKSHDDYKHIPVIYVTANNDIVTLAASAQADDYVAKPFNLDDLEDKVAKYIKS
- a CDS encoding CheR family methyltransferase, which codes for MLEPSIVKDEEIEYLIKDVYDLYGYDFSLYSRASFKRRVNRICLIDRFTSFAELRYTVLNDPNYLKHFIQEITVNVTEMFRDPHFFKKLREEILPQLGTYPLIRIWVAGCATGEEAYSMAILLKEANLYHKCLIYGTDINPSVLETARSGVFPMHQMKIYSENYMLSGGKEDFSDYYTANYDSVRFDKSLQEKLILSTHNLVSDSSFNSFQLIICRNVLIYFEKALQERVFNLFNASLENLGYLALGSKETLRFSNLDKFYHQIDDQKIWKKVDHN
- a CDS encoding response regulator; translation: MQKKILIVDDDPRNIFALKLTLKARGFELETCTTAKDAIQILEKNPAIDLVLMDMMMPEMDGYEAVKLIRQTPSISHIPVIAVTAQAMEEDRQKCLDAGAQDYIKKPIDVDLLLIAIEKLS